The Scyliorhinus canicula chromosome 13, sScyCan1.1, whole genome shotgun sequence genome contains a region encoding:
- the LOC119976641 gene encoding zinc finger protein 721-like, producing the protein MEGKQFKCEVCDRAFTHQRKLMIHQSSHTREKPFKCEVCNAGFAQSSGLENHRSVHTGEKPFDCELCDKSFINPVNLRKHQRIHTGKKPFTCEVCNKGFAQSSGLLNHRPVHTGEKPFTCEVCSKSFTDPSNLRKHRRIHTGEKSFTCEVCKKSFSQLWNLRTHQRTHTGEKPFTCDVCDKSFTNPSNLRKHQRTHTGEKPFTCKVCGKSFSLSSTLRIHQRIHTGEKPFRCEVCDESFAALSTLHRHQRIHTGEKPYTCEVCDKSFSLSGNLRKHQRIHSGEKPFACKTCDKSFLLSSSLHIHQRIHTGERPFACKTCGKSFSDLSTLYKHQRIHTGEKPFTCKTCDKSFSESSSLRAHQRIHTGEKPFTCEVCNKSFRVSSSLRTHQRIHTGEKPFTCEVCGKSFMLSSGLLVHQRIHTGEKPFICEVCDKSFMLPSSLLVHQRIHTGEKPFTCEVCDKSFSVSGNLRIHQRIHTGEKPFTCVACDKSFMRSLHLRAHQRIHTGEKPFKCEVCMKSFSQSGNLRAHQCIHARDKPFTCKVCNKSFSQSSTLYRHLCIHTEEKLFKCEVCDMSFCSSSELLLHQHIQTGETSFTCEVCDKSFTTSSTLHRHQRNHTREKPFKCETSDKSFSSSSSLRVHQSFHRGRKHSHVKCAKKRF; encoded by the coding sequence ATGGAAGGAAAACAATTCAAGTGTGAGGTCTGTGACCGAGCCTTCACACACCAAAGGAAGCTCATGATTCACCAAAGCAGCCACACCAGGGAGAAGCCATTCAAATGTGAGGTGTGTAACGCAGGCTTTGCACAGTCATCGGGCCTAGAAAATCATCGGTCTGTTCACACAGGGGAAAAACCATTTGATTGTGAGCTGTGCGATAAATCATTCATAAATCCAGTGAACCTCCGCaaacaccaacgcattcacacagggaAGAAACCATTCACATGTGAGGTGTGTAACAAGGGCTTTGCACAGTCATCTGGCTTGCTAAATCACCGGCCCGTTCACACAGGGGAAAAACCATTCACGTGTGAGGTGTGCAGCAAATCATTCACAGATCCATCGAACCTCCGCAAACACCGACGCATTCATACAGGGGAAAAATCATTCACATGTGAGGTGTGTAAGAAGTCCTTCTCACAGTTATGGAACCTCCGcacacaccaacgcactcacacaggGGAAAAGCCATTCACGTGTGACGTGTGTGACAAATCCTTTACAAATCCATCGAACCTTCGCaaacaccaacgcactcacacaggggagaaaccattcacgtgcAAGGTGTGCGGCAAATCATTCTCGTTGTCATCGACTCTCCGCATACACCAAcgtattcacacaggggagaaaccattcaggtgCGAGGTGTGTGATGAATCATTTGCGGCTTTATCGACTCTCCACAGACACCAACGGATTCACACAGGGGAAAAGCCATATacatgtgaggtgtgtgacaaatcattctcattATCCGGGAATCTACGCAAACACCAACGTATTCActcaggggagaaaccatttgcCTGCAAAACATGTGACAAATCGTTTTTGTTGTCATCGAGTCTCCATAttcaccaacgcattcacacaggggagagaccatTTGCTTGCAAAACGTGTGGAAAATCATTCTCGGATTTATCGACTCTCTACaaacaccaacgcattcacactggggagaaaccattcacctgcaaaACCTGTGACAAGTCATTCTCGGAGTCATCGTCTCTCCGCGCACACCAACGCATTCATACAGGGGAAAAACCATTTACATGTGAGGTGTGCAACAAATCGTTCAGAGTTTCATCGAGCCTCCGCACTCACCAACGCATTCATAcaggggagaaaccgttcacatGTGAGGTGTGTGGCAAGTCTTTCATGTTGTCATCTGGCCTGCTCgtacaccaacgcattcacacaggggagaaaccattcatttgtgaggtgtgtgacaaatcattcatgCTGCCATCTAGTCTCCTCGTCcatcaacgcattcacacaggggagaaaccatttacatgcgaggtgtgtgacaaatcattctcggtATCTGGGAACCTCCGCatacaccaacgcattcacacaggggagaaaccatttacATGTGTGGCCTGTGACAAATCATTTATGAGATCTCTGCACCTCCGTgcacaccaacgcattcacacaggggagaaaccattcaaatGTGAGGTGTGCATGAAATCATTCTCGCAGTCAGGGAACCTCCGTGCACACCAATGCATTCACGCAAGAGACAAACCATTCACATGCAAAGTGTGCAACAAATCATTCTCTCAGTCATCGACTCTCTACAGACACCTGTGCATTCACACAGAGGAGAAACTAttcaagtgtgaggtgtgtgacatgTCATTCTGTTCATCATCGGAACTCCTCTTACACCAACACATTCAGACAGGAGAGACATCATTCACATGTGAGGTATGCGACAAATCATTCACAACTTCATCGACCCTCCACAGACACCAACGCAATCACACAagggagaaaccattcaagtgTGAGACGAGTGATAAATCATTCTCTTCATCATCAAGTCTCCGTGTACACCAAAGCTTTCACAGGGGGAGAAAACACTCACATGTGAAGTGTGCAAAAAAGCGTTTTTAA
- the LOC119976703 gene encoding uncharacterized protein LOC119976703 codes for MPNKYKTGQQKNKETWLNSEASKALSVRKIVEAPGVSVATPLTMVMLTGILVEELQKLRQDVSEDHEREIEGMMSLICPTFAKVEDVVKAQGVELKEVEVALTKQSEKITYLEVEVVNDNMALRARMNDLENRFRRQNLRVVGLPECLEGLSPTKFMAQLVWKMVREGKMATPLELYQAHNSLRQKPRAVVPLHAISMRFHSFEEKEKVLLWSMSIGLQMGRPRCEA; via the exons ATGCCCAATAAATACAAGACTGGGCAACAAAAAAATAAGGAAACATGGTTGAATTCTGAAGCCTCGAAAGCTCTGTCTGTGAGAAAAATAGTGGAGGCCCCTGGAGTGTCAGTGGCCACTCCACTAACCATGGTGATGCTTACAGGCAT cctagtGGAAGAGCTTCAGAAATTACGGCAAGACGTTTCAGAAGATCATGAAAGAGAAATTGAGGGGATGATGTCCTTGATTTGTCCAACCTTTGCAAAAGTGGAGGACGTGGTAAAGGCTCAGGGTGTGGAGCTAAAAGAGGTGGAGGTGGCTCTGACAAAGCAAAGTGAAAAGATCACTTATCTGGAAGTGGAGGTGGTCAATGACAACATGGCACTAAGAGCCAGGATGAACGATTTGGAAAACCGTTTCAGAAGACAGAATTTGAGGGTGGTTGGTTTGCCAGAGTGCTTGGAGGGCCTGAGTCCGACAAAGTTTATGGCGCAATTGGTTTGGAAGATGGTGAGGGAAGGAAAAATGGCAACCCCTCTTGAGCTGTACCAGGCCCACAACTCTTTGAGGCAGAAACCCAGGGCTGTTGTGCCACTGCATGCGATCAGCATGCGCTTTCACAGTtttgaagagaaagaaaaagtTCTGCTGTGGTCAATGAGCATCGGGCTCCAGATGGGAAGGCCACGTTGTGAGGCCTGA
- the LOC119976702 gene encoding zinc finger protein 239-like → MEEKPFKCEVCNKSFSCSSHFLVHQRTHTGEKPFTCDVCNKSFSQSVTLRVHKRIHTGEKPFTCKMCGKAFTQLSSLLVHQTIHTGENPFKCEVCDKAFPTSTRLLEHQSTHTGEKPFTCRVCEKSFSRSSHFRVHQRIHTGEKPFTCEVCKKSFSRSSTLREHQRLHTGEKPFKCEVCNKGFAQFPGLVSHRRIHTGEKKTFTCEVCNKDFEQLWGMLDHRRIHTAGKPSEVSD, encoded by the coding sequence ATGGAAGAGAAACCATTCAAGTGTGAGGTGTGCAACAAATCATTTTCATGCTCATCTCACTTCCTtgtacaccaacgcactcacacaggggagaaaccatttacCTGTGATGTGTGCAACAAATCATTCTCGCAGTCCGTGACCCTTCGTGTACATAAACGCATCCACACAGGGGAAAAACCATTCACCTGTAAGATGTGTGGTAAAGCTTTCACACAGTTGTCAAGCCTCTTGGTCCATCAGACAATCCACACAGGCGAGAATCCCTTCAAATGTGAGGTTTGTGATAAAGCTTTTCCGACATCTACGAGGCTCCTGGAACACCAGAGCactcacacaggagagaaaccatTTACATGCAGAGTATGTGAGAAATCATTCTCTCGTTCTTCTCACTTTCGTGTTcaccaacgtattcacactggggaaaaacCATTTACCTGTGAGGTATGTAAGAAATCATTCTCCCGGTCGTCAACCCTCCGTGAACATCAAcgtcttcacactggggagaaaccattcaagtgTGAGGTGTGTAATAAGGGCTTTGCACAATTCCCAGGCTTGGTAAGTCACCGgcgcattcacacaggggagaagaaAACATTCACATGTGAGGTGTGTAATAAAGACTTTGAACAATTGTGGGGCATGTTGGATCACCGTCGTATTCACACAGCAGGAAAGCCAAGTGAGGTGAGTGACTGA